A segment of the Bacillus pseudomycoides genome:
AACAACTTTCTTCCTCACTGTTACATAAAATATAAACTTTTTTTACATTATTCTCATAATCTCTGCACAAATTCTCCACAAAAAAAGAACCCGCGTATAACGAGTTCTTTTTATTTCATATCCGATCAAACTTGCACAGGAGCTGGTTTTTGATAACGTAACACTGGTTTACGAGCAGCCATTGTTTCATCAAGACGTTTAATTACCGTCGTATGTGGCGCTTCTTGTACAACTTCTGGATTTTCTTCTGCCTCTTTTGCGATTTGAATCATCTTATCGATGAATCCATCTAATGTTTCTTTTGATTCTGTTTCTGTTGGCTCAATCATAATACATTCTTCCACGTTTAATGGGAAGTAAATTGTTGGTGGATGGTAGCCAAAATCAAGCAGACGTTTCGCAATATCTAGCGTACGTACGCCAAGTTTCTTTTGACGACGACCTGATAATACAAATTCATGCTTACAATGTCTATCAAATGGAAGATCATAGAATGGCGCTAATCTTCTCATCATATAGTTTGCATTTAATACAGCATATTCTGTTACTGCACGTAGGCCATCTGGACCCATAGAACGAATATAAGTATACGCACGAACGTTAATACCAAAGTTCCCATAGAATGGTTTCACGCGCCCAATTGCTTGTGGGCGATCATAGTTAAAGTGATAGCCACTCTCTGTTTTCTCTAAAATTGGCTTTGGTAAAAACGGAATTAAATCTGCTTTTACACCTACTGGTCCAGAACCTGGGCCACCGCCACCATGCGGACCTGTAAATGTTTTATGAAGGTTTAAATGCACAACGTCAAATCCCATATCTCCTGGGCGTGCTTGACTTAATACTGCATTTAAGTTTGCACCATCATAATACAATTTACCGCCTGCATTATGAACGATTTCTGCCATTTCTAAAATATTCTCTTCAAATAAACCAAGTGTATTTGGATTTGTTAACATAAGTGCTGCTGTTTCTTCATTCACAACACGTTTTAAGTCTTCTAAGTCAACAAGACCATGTTCATTTGATTTTACTGTAATTGTTTCAAATCCTGCTACTGTTGCAGATGCTGGATTTGTTCCATGCGCAGAGTCAGGAACAATTACTTTCGTACGGTTAAAGTCACCGTTTGCTTCATGATATGCACGGATTAACATTAATCCTGTCCATTCTCCATGTGCACCAGCTGCTGGTTGGAGTGTAACAGTATCCATACCTGTAATTTCAATTAAATGTTCTTGTAAGTCATACATTAATTCCATTGCACCTTGCACCGTTTTTTCATCTTGAAGCGGATGAATATGTGCAAACCCTGGGAAACGTGCCACGTTTTCGTTAATCTTTGGATTGTACTTCATCGTACAAGACCCTAATGGATAGAATCCAGAATCAACGCCGTGGTTACGATTAGAAAGCGCTGTGTAATGACGCATAATATCAAGTTCAGACACTTCTGGAAGCTCAGCATCTTCTACGCGAATATAATCGCTCTCAAACACATCTTCTAACTTCACTTCTTCTACATCTAATTGGGGTAAGCTATATCCTACGCGTCCTTCTCTGCTCACTTCAAAAATAAGTGCTTGGTCTTGGTTCTTCATTGGATAGCCCCCATTTCGTTTACAAGTGTGTCAATTTCCTCTTTTGTACGAAGCTCTGTTATTGCTAGAAGCATATGATTTGCTAGCTCTTTATAATCACGACCTAGATCATAGCCACCAATAATGCTTTTTTGTACTAATACATCATTTACTTCTTGTACTGGACGTTTGCAATCTACAACAAATTCATTGAAGAATGGACCAGCAAATGTTACTGAGAATCCTTTTGCTTCAAATTGACGTTTTGCATACTGTGCTTTAGAAATATTTTGGCGTGCTATTTCTTTCACACCTTGTTTTCCAAGCGCTGTCATTGCAACAGACGCTGCTAATGCGTTTAATGCTTGGTTTGAACAAATGTTAGATGTCGCTTTATCACGACGAATATGTTGTTCACGAGCTTGCAGTGTTAATACGAAACCACGTTTTCCGTCTGAATCCACAGTTTGTCCGACAAGACGCCCTGGAATTTTACGCATAAATGCTTT
Coding sequences within it:
- the gcvPB gene encoding aminomethyl-transferring glycine dehydrogenase subunit 2 → MKNQDQALIFEVSREGRVGYSLPQLDVEEVKLEDVFESDYIRVEDAELPEVSELDIMRHYTALSNRNHGVDSGFYPLGSCTMKYNPKINENVARFPGFAHIHPLQDEKTVQGAMELMYDLQEHLIEITGMDTVTLQPAAGAHGEWTGLMLIRAYHEANGDFNRTKVIVPDSAHGTNPASATVAGFETITVKSNEHGLVDLEDLKRVVNEETAALMLTNPNTLGLFEENILEMAEIVHNAGGKLYYDGANLNAVLSQARPGDMGFDVVHLNLHKTFTGPHGGGGPGSGPVGVKADLIPFLPKPILEKTESGYHFNYDRPQAIGRVKPFYGNFGINVRAYTYIRSMGPDGLRAVTEYAVLNANYMMRRLAPFYDLPFDRHCKHEFVLSGRRQKKLGVRTLDIAKRLLDFGYHPPTIYFPLNVEECIMIEPTETESKETLDGFIDKMIQIAKEAEENPEVVQEAPHTTVIKRLDETMAARKPVLRYQKPAPVQV